One window of Watersipora subatra chromosome 3, tzWatSuba1.1, whole genome shotgun sequence genomic DNA carries:
- the LOC137391502 gene encoding glucose-6-phosphatase 2-like, translated as MPVNLVPFLDTLIKPFYVYGVDFIQASQKNFRLWETPLMKIYQLADPWMVYFILFPILYYQSMRMGLRILWATAITEYVCIIFKLMLHGHRPYWWIYESPYHITAPRVGQFPLTCETTPATPSEKNMISACISFILISHYCRCKGLSMQCNWTKYVAVWSGHYTIQACILLSGAFFATQFPHQSIIGTIMGSMMARRFARTNVLEISFAGFTWMMFFMVSLFSMLNGAMWVLGYDPTWAGTKASMACMKISWMDIYRDMLVEHTVRASGMILGVGLATRFFTANALKITDGCLMKIKMVHAAVGISVIVIFESFVQPPFTVAPSLYYIFQFVKYTVPPVLIITDIPFITGLAKLISSGLVDEDPGCFTQLGGDPMIPDSDEVAAPSPLGKDECCNPPRHETCCVGKEEPSRNSGKTRKRSRSRSRRAR; from the exons ATGCCCGTGAATCTCGTTCCTTTCCTCGATACGCTGATAAAGCCTTTCTACGTGTACGGCGTAGACTTTATTCAAGCATCTCAAAAAAACTTCAGG TTATGGGAGACACCACTTATGAAAATCTACCAATTGGCTGATCCATGGATGGTTTACTTCATTCTGTTTCCTATTCTCTACTATCAGAGCATGAGAATGGGACTGAGAATACTCTGGGCAACAGCAATCACTGAATACGTCTGCATCATATTCAAGTT AATGCTTCATGGCCACCGACCTTACTGGTGGATCTACGAGTCTCCCTATCATATAACTGCTCCTCGTGTTGGCCAGTTTCCCCTCACATGTGAAACGACTCCAG CGACTCCATCAGAGAAGAATATGATTTCAGCGTGTATCAGTTTTATACTCATCAGCCACTACTGCAGGTGCAAAGGTCTGAGCATGCAATGCAA CTGGACCAAGTATGTTGCTGTTTGGAGTGGACATTACACCATTCAGGCATGCATCCTACTATCAGGAGCCTTCTTTGCAACCCAATTCCCACACCAGTCAATAATTGGTACAATCATGG GCAGTATGATGGCCAGGAGGTTTGCTCGCACTAATGTTTTGGAGATCTCATTTGCCGGTTTCACTTGGATGATGTTTTTTATGGTGTCTTTATTTTCAATGCTGAACGGTGCTATGTGGGTGCTCGGCTATGACCCCACTTGGGCTGGAACTAAGGCTTCAATGGCATGCATGAAAATCTCATGGATGGACATTTATCGAGACATGCTGGTGGAACACACTGTCAGAGCGTCGGGCATGATTTTAG GGGTGGGACTGGCCACAAGGTTCTTTACAGCGAATGCATTAAAAATCACAGATGGGTGTCTGATGAAGATTAAGATGGTACATGCAGCTGTAGGAATCAGTGTCATCGTCATATTTGAATCATTTGTGCAGCCACCCTTCACAGTCGCCCCTTCTCTTTACTACATCTTTCAATTTGTCAAGTATACCGTGCCTCCTGTCCTTATCATCACTGACATTCCCTTCATTACAGGACTTGCCAAG CTAATCAGCTCTGGGCTGGTTGATGAAGACCCTGGATGTTTCACTCAACTCGGAGGAGATCCAATGATTCCAGACTCAGATGAGGTGGCTGCCCCATCCCCCCTTGGCAAAGATGAGTGCTGCAACCCTCCCCGCCACGAAACTTGTTGCGTTGGCAAGGAAGAGCCTTCACGCAATTCCGGAAAGACTAGGAAG CGCTCACGGAGCAGAAGTAGACGGGCGAGATAG